DNA sequence from the Leptospirillum ferrooxidans C2-3 genome:
CCCATAGATCAGATCAATATTGATTCCATTAAAATTGAGCTTGCGGCACTCATTAAAAACACCCTCTGTCAAAGCTACGGGCTGAATCCGGTTGACGGCTGCTTGAACCTTGGGATCAAAATCCTGAACACCCATACTGATCCGGTTGACACCAAGATCGCGAATTGAAGCCAGATAATCATTAGATGCGTGTCTTGGATCAATCTCAACAGAGATTTCCCCTTGAGAATAATCCACATTGAACCATTTATTGATGTGAGAAAAAAGCAACCGATTTTGAGGGGGGGTCAGATTGGAAGGGGATCCACCTCCAAAATGTAGCTGAACCACTTTGCGTTTTTTGGAATATAAAGGACCGACAAGAGCCATTTCTGTTGCCAGAAGATCAATATAGTCAGCCGTCTTTCCTCGATCTCTCGAAATAATGACACTGCATCCACAAAAATAGCAAAGGCTGTCACAAAACGGAAGGTGAAAATAGAGTGACAGAGGTTTATCTGGTTTTTTGGACTGCCCCCTATTAATGGCATCCCTATAATTTTCAGCTGTAAAATCCGTTGTCCAGACAGGGGCTGTCGGATAACTGGTATAGCGTGGACCAGCCACATCATATTTTTTTAAAAGTTCGCGGCTAACCTGCGTGCCGGCCATCATATTCGGAGTCATTCTTGTCCTCATCAAAATCAGGCTACCCAATCAAACAGGAAGGGCAGGATCTTTTTTTCTTTAGGATTCCTGAACCAGTTTTACCAAATACTGAGCCATAGAAACAGATGTTTCCGGAAGGATCCCATGGCCCAGGTTAAAGATATACCCTTTTCGTCCTTTCATTTCGGCAAGGATTCTGTGGACCTCCTTCTTCAATGCTTCAGATGTTCCCAGAAGACTGACAGGGTCAAGATTCCCCTGAATGCCTTTCCCCTCCGGAATAATATTTCGCACCATTGGCAAAGAGACTCTCCAATCCACCGATATCACATCCGTACCCGCTTGAATCATGTCCGGAAGAAGTGCACAGCTTCCATTGACATACAAAAGTGAAGGAACCCCTTCCCGAGAAAGGGCTTCCACAATTTTTTTCGTATAGGGAAGGGCAAACTCGCGATAGTGAACAGGATTCAGCGATCCTGCCCAAGTATCAAAAAGCTGATAAGCATGGATTCCGGCATCCACCTGCATTTTCAGATAATCAATAACGGTTTTTGTTGCGCGCTCAAGAAGAAGGTGCAGGGTATCAGGATCTTGGAACATCATTTTCTTCACCCGGCTGAAATCCTTTGAGATCTCCCCCTCAACCATATAGGTCGCCAGCGTAAAAGGTGATCCGGAAAAACCGATCAATGGAATTCGCCCATCAATTCGTCGATTGGACTCCTTGATTGCCTGTGCAACAAAACCCGTTTTCTCAAGTGGATCAGGTGTGCAAAGGGCTTCAACATCTTTGCGGGTTCGAACGGGAGATGGAAAAGAAGGTCCTTTCTTTTCGGAAAAGATCAACTCAAGTCCCATTGCCTCAACCGGAACCAGGATATCCGAGAAAATAATGGCCACATCGATTCCAAGCATATCGACGGGAAGAAGCGTTGCCGAAGCGGCAAGATCAGGGGTCTTGCAGAGATTAAGGAAAGTTGTATTTTTTCGAAGAGCCTGATATTCCGGCATATAACGCCCGGCCTGTCTCATGATCCAGATGGGTGGACGGGAAGTGGCCTCCCCTCGACATGCTTTTAAAAAGAGATCATTTTTAACGGAAGGGCGCATTTTTTTCCTCTCGGTCTTGATACTGATTGGGATACCATTCATTATTGGCAAAACTTCTATGAACCACTACCCTCCAGAGACTCAAATCGCACAACAGGCCATCTTGGCATTGGAGTCCGTCCAAGATAAAGCAGACGGGTGATCTTTTTAGCCATGTGGGCGAGAAGAAGCGGATGATCTCCAAAAGCCGGGGTTATCAGGATCTCGCCATCATATCCGGTTCTCTCCTGGAACTGACTGGCCTGATGTCGAATCCTGTCCATCAGAACGCCCTCAAATAAAAATACGGGAACAATTAGCAATCGGTCGAAATCCGGCTTCAATTCGGCCATGACCGAAGCAAATCTGGGCTCTGTCACTCCGATGAAGGTGACTTTTGGATCTCCTCCCCTCCTGCGCTCCCATAAACGACGGGCTTGATAGTACAAGGAAGCATTTGCATTCGGATCCAGGCTTCCTCGCCCTATAAGAACAAGAGCCTCTTTCTTGTCTTTGTCTGCAGGGGGAAGAATATCCAGAAGAATATCGACAAGGACCTGGTCTATGCCCAAAGCCCACTCACGAATGACCCGCAACTCCGGAAAAAGATTTCTGGCTTCAGAAATATAGGAAGGGACATCACTTTTGGAATGACCTGCGTCAAAAAGGAGGTATGGAACCATCGCAATCCCCTCCACGTTCGAGGGAAATTCCCGGATGGAATCCAATACAGAAGGGGCCGCATGCTCGATGAACCCCTGCTTCAGATCGACCCCGGGAAGCATTTTTTTGAGCATGGAAAAAGTTTGGCGAAAATGAATATTGCCCTTCTCTTCAGGACTTCCATGGGCAACAATCAGGACGCCCCACCCCTTTCCCGACAAATCTGCAGAAACAGGGCTCAGCAAATGGTTCGGTCCTGGTCGACAACTCTCTTTTGGGTTATGTTCGCTCATGAAAAGATTATAGGGTTGGCTTGAAGGAAGGTCAATCAATCCAGACACTCAGTGTAGGGAGCACATAATCTGTCCGGTTTTGTAGCGCAAGACTTGTCCGGTTCCATAATGGGTCCGAGGAGGAGCCAGAATGGACCGAACAAATGTGCTACAGGAGATCCGGAAGATGCGTTTTGAAGACACCTGGAATGAATGGAAGAAAGGATGCCTCACTCAGGAAGAGGCCGGCCGGATTCTCGGGATGAGTGAAAGGACCTTCCGGAGATATGTCCGGCGAGTCGAGGAGGAAGGGATCCAGGGGATTCTGGACAAACGACTCACCCAGGCCTCATCGAGACGGGCCCCGGTCGATGAAGCCCTGGGACTGGTCGAAAAGTACCGGAGCCGGCATGATGGCTGGAACGTGAAACACTTTCACTTCTGGTACCGGAAAGAAGGCGGGAAACGGAGCTATACCTGGGTCAAGAAGACGCTTCAGGAGAACGGAGCGGTCCGGAAAGCTCCTGGCAAGGGGAAGCACCGGAAGAGACGGGAACGTGCGGCCTGGGAAGGGATGATGATCCATCAGGATGCCAGCAGTCATCCCTGGGTGTCCGGACAGATCTGGGATCTGGTGGTGACGATGGATGATGCGACCAATGAGCATTACAGCATGTTCTTTGTGGAGGAGGAGGGAACCGCATCCAGTCTTCAGGGGATACGGGAGGTGATCGGGAAAAAAGGGCTTCCTTCCTCCCTGTACACAGACCGGGGCAGCCACTACTGGGTCACGCCGGAAGCGGGAGGGAAGGTGGACAAGAAGAACCTCACCCAGTTTGGACGGGCGATGAAACAGCTGGGCATCGAAATGATTGCCGCCTACTCCCCCGAAGCGCGGGGACGCAGTGAACGGGCTTTCCGGACCCATCAGGAGCGTCTTCCCAAAGAGCTCGCCCTGGCGGGAATCACGACGATGGAAGCGGCCAACCGCTATCTGTCCGACGTCTATCTTCCAGCCTTCAATACCGAATTTTCCCATCGGGCCCCGGAGGAAGGATCGGCCTTCGTTCCCTGGACCGGAGACTCTATAGACGAGATCCTCTGTGAGCACCACGAACGGATTGTTGGCAACGACAACTGCGTGTCTTTCGAAGGACGGACCCTTCAGATCCCTTCCGACCGGTACCGGCTCCATTACGTCCGGGCCACAGTCAAGATCCACCGGCATCCCGACGGATCGCTCTCCCTGTTTCATGGACCCCGGAAGCTTTCCGACTATCCTGTCGAAAAACCGGAGATTCCAAAAACGAAAAAGGAACCACGAACCAAAGCTCCTTCGACCGGAATCCGCCCGGTCGAAGCTCATGTCTGAGAACGGGGAAACCCGGAGTTTTCAAATGAAAAAAAGCGGACAACTCATTTGCTATAAAACCGGACAACTCTACTTGCTACTAACATCAATCCAGACACTCAGGATCGATCAACCTTATCGGAAGAGCGTAATGGGAATCGCCTCCAAAATACATTTTTAGTGAAAAAGACGATACTGAGCAAAACAGTAATCACGATCAGATCGGATAAAAACAAAAACAATTCACCCAAGTAAAGAGCAATGCCCAGATTGAACAGGAAAACGGAAAACCAGAGAAAAGTGGGTCCCCACCGATCAACTTCCAGCCAATGATCTGATTTTTGAATCGGGAGCTTGTGGATAGGAATTACAAAACTCACAATACGCCAGGAAAACAAGATCATAGCCCCCAAAACAGCCCATCCTAAAAAATTGGCGAGGGGAACGCCAAAGTAACTTCCACCGTCCGGGTAATAATAAATTTGACCTAGAAACCATCGATTCCCTCTCAGTGCAACAGGATCGATCACCATATCTATACCAAAAAACAGAAGATCCGCAAGAAATAAAACAGGCCAGACGAGCCTGACGGGCCAACTCAAAGCCTCTCTGATGGAAAGCCCCCAGACACGAACAACAACACCCAGGCTTGCGACCATTAAAAAAGAAAACGAAAGAAAGTCCATAAAGGGAAGATGACCAATCCAAACTTCTCGATCATGCGTTGTCGGCAAGTAAGTGTAATGGCCAAAAGGGAACCACCCCATTGGCAACGATGAGCTCCACTCACAAAAATAACTGAGAATAAAAGATAGGGCAAAGCGAGCACTCGCCCCCAATGTACCTACTTGTCGGAGAAGGAACCCAAACCCCAGAAACAGAAAAAAGAAAACATACCACCTGAACAGTAATGTCTTCAAAAAAAGAAGAATCAAGAATATCTCCCTGAAAATCCGTTAAAAATATCGTCGCACGCATGAAAGATTTCTAGTGAGCGGTATGCATTCCTGAAAAATCGATCTTTTCTGGGAACATTCGGGGAAATCCCCTATCCCCAAGCAGTCTAAGGAAATTTCAGGGGCACGGCATAATTGAGTAACACTTCATTTTCTCCAGGATTGGAGTGAGCAATGTCACTATTGGACAAATGACCGAATTTCAGACCAATCCGGTCGCCATTATCCATTTGGTAAGAAAAGGTCATTTCCAGCCTGAACATAAACACACTTCCCAAAAATTTGCTATTGTTCTGATCATAACCTCCGATGCCACCCATCGGGGTCAAGATCCAGTGGGGAGAGAGCGCAATGTTAAAATAAATACCACCATATCCATCAACAGCACCATCACTATTAGCCAACAACCCCAAAGCATATCCAATTCCATAAAAGGTCTTGCCTGACTGGTATTCAACGTCACCCTCCGCCGGAGAATGATCATACGAAGGATATCCGTACCTGTGTTCACTCGTTCCACCAACCAGATTGAAGACACCTGCTCCCATATTCAGATAAGGGTTTTCATCACCAAGAATTTGGACGGCCGAAGCATCAATGGGGGAAAAAAGAGCGCTGATCAAGACTCCCAGGATGAAAACCTTCCAAGAGAAAAAGAATTGGGCACCAGAAATGGATAAATATTTTTCCAGCATATCGATTTAATGCCCTCGATACTCAGCTCTTATTGGAAGGTCCGGATCTTGGAGAATGAATCTCAATATTTTTTCTCACATCATATCAGAAACAATTCAATGATCATGAAACAGGCTGAAGAGGAAAGAGGCTTTCCCAATATGCCCAGAAATAATCGAAAAAAATTGAATACCCATCCATTAAGACCTTTTTCTAGAGATGAACACTTTCTCTGTCGTTTACTTTCCCTTTTCTAATGAACTCTCCCGCTCCTAAGCGCTTTGCGCTGTAGGAGGGGTTTCCGATCTCGCGAGCGGAAGTTCCTCTTTCGCCGAGGATGCGCGAAGGCGTTTGGTCCTTCGCGTCTTATCGTCCTCTCCGGAGGCTTTGACTTCGGACCGTTCCGGCCCTAGTGTTTTGAGTTTTCCGATCCCGCACCGCCGAATCGTCTTCTGCGGGACTTTCCCTTCCAGAAGAAGACGAATGCCCCTCTTGGCGATGACACGGCTGGCGTTGAGATCGGCGTTGTCCGCGAGTCCACAGCGCTGGCAGACGAACCCGGCCTGGGAAGGCCGGTTGTCCGGATGAATGTGCCCGCACCGGGCGCATTCCTGCGAACTGAATTGAGGAGAGACCTTGATGACGAGCTTTCCGGATCTCCGGGCTTTGTAGGACAGGAGCACCACGAACAGACCCCAGCAGGACGACAGGATCGCCCAGTTGAGTCCGGCCTTGGCGCGGGCTCCGTTCCGGACATTCCGTCCGGATTCGTCCTTTTTCGGCTCAGGGCTCCTCGTCATGTTTTTGACCTTGAGATCCTCAACAACGAAAAGGGTCCGGTCGGGATCGGACACAAGGTCGCGGGTGGCCTTGTGGATCACGTCCTTGCGGACGTTCTTGGCATACTCGAAGGACCGGGCCAGGCGTCGTTTCGTCTTCTTCCGGTTCTGCGACCCTTTTTGTTGCCGGGCGAGTTTTCGTTGCCAGCGTTTCCGTGTCCGTTCCTTTTTCTCCATCCGGGCCTTCTGGATGTCGGAAAAGTCGATCCTCCGGCCGGAGCTGGCCATCACCGGAATCGTCACGCCCCGGTCGAAGCCCAGGGTTTTGCCCTCAAGCTCTTCTTCCGAAAACATCCGGAGCCAGGAGACCGTGTCCTCCTCCTTCGGTTCCGGGAGTCCATCGTCCGAGGAGAAGGAGATGAACCACTTCCCCGCCTCGACCGAGACGTGAAGCGAGGCGGGACGGGAATACGGGGTCTGGGCCTTGAAGGACAGAACCCCGAGCGGGAATTTCTTTGTTCCCAGAATCAGTTCTCCGCATTGCGTTTCATCGTTGGTCTGGAAGGAGAACAGTTCGGAGGTGATCCAGACCGACTGCCGTCCGTCCTTCACCTTGAACGTGGGCCGCCGGGCCAGGCCGGAAAAGAAGCGGGCGTAGGCTTGTTTCCACCGGACTGCCCCGTTGCGGAGGATCGGGGAGGGAACCTCCCGGAGCCAGGAGGTCTCCGGTCCGATGAACCGGGCGTACTCCTGGTCGACGGGAACGGGCGTTCCCGAAAGAGAGACCGCTTTTTTGGCGAAGGCCCGGTCATACCGGTCTTCGGACACCTTGGCGTTGTAAATGAACCGCTGGTGTCCGATCCATTGAAGCAAGATCTTTTCTTGGGCGGGAGTGGGATACGCGCGGAAGCGCTTGCCGGTCTGCATGAGAGCATGATACCTTTACTTACATGGAAACTCAACCAAACAAGTCTAGTTCCAATGCCGTTTATTCTCTTAAGCTACACATTATCTTTGTGACAAAGTATCGGCGCAAGGTGCTCTCTCCGGATCTTCTGGAATATTTACAGAGCGCCTTCGGCGAGATCCTGTCGGACTGGCGATGCACCTTGCTGGAATTCGGAGGGGAAGCGGATCATGTGCATCTTCTGGCGGAGATCCACCCAGCCCTCAACATCTCCACACTGATCAACAATCTGAAAACGGCCTCGGCCAGACGGGTTCGCAATCGTTTTTCGGACCATCTGAAGCCATTTTACTGGAAGCCGTATTTCTGGCATCGGGCCTACTATGTGGGGAGTGTAGGCGCAGCGACACTGGAAACGGTCCGTCGCTATGTCGAAAGCCAAGGAACAACTGAAAAAGCGGGAAGAAGAAAAACAAAACCGCCCGCTTGACCCCCTCTTGACCCATGGCCTAAGAAGGGGAATGCGCGGGCAAATATTCAAGTTTTTTTCAGCAAATAGCTTATAAAAATTCTATTGAAACCACGAAACGATAAAGAGTCCGAACCATGAAAAGTCCTAAACAGGATTTTCTCGTCATATCGCCTATCGGAACGGGAAGAGCATTTGGAATGACTGGGATCAGATTCGTCAATCTTTAGGAAGAGGCAACACCCAACGAAACACAATCTCAATTCGGGCTAAGGCCGGTGGCTGTACTGCAGCGACCAAGGAGAATCAGAGCCCGTGGAATGAATCTGCTGGATCTATTCCATGAAAAAAGTCCCTTATCCTTTGATGTTTTGCCGGCAATATTTTCAGGATTCTAGCTCCTCGAAACAAGAATAACCCCTGAAGTAATGAGTAGAACTCCGACCCACCGATTAAAGGAGACATGCTCTTTCAAAAAGATTCTGGCCATCATCGCGGTCAACACATATCCGAATCCTGTCATGGGGATGACCAGACTGACGGGAAGACGCTGGAGAAATCCCAATAGCATAATGTAGTAAATCGCCTGCAGAGAGACTCCAGCCCATACCCAAGGATTGACAATCGTTCCCCTGAAACGTTCCGCAGCAGATTCCCCTGAGCTTTTTCTTGATTCCCTCATTCCTTTTGAAAGAACGATAAAACCGATATGTTCCAGAATCAAAGCCACTAAAAATCCTGAAAAAAATGTCCACCCTCCAATAGAAGCAATCGGTCCGTGCATAGCTTCCTCACTATAATGAATAAGCATGATTCTATGACTGCCCTTTTGGAAATTCCATCAATTGCCCTCCCTTGAGAACGGAAAAACGCCTTCCCCGCCAGATGATCTGATGCCCAAAACTTGCAAAATAAAGCGCCAATGAAAGGATTTCCCTAATGAACAACAAATGTAATTGTCTTTTTCCAATTGGACGCGATACGAATCTTTTGGATAGATCAGAGAGGATCAGCAGATGCGAACACCACAAAAACAGTGAAAAGATCAAAAGAAAAGGATCACCGGCCAATTCGAACAATACCCCTGAAGAGAATAGAAATGGAAAAGGCCTTAATATGATGGAAAAAGAGTATCCAAGAGGACGACAGCTTCTATAGGTAATGACCCACCTTCTCTCTTGCTCCCAAAAGGAGCGCCAGCTTTGGTCCGGAATTTGTGCGTCAACAATATATCTTGACAAAACAATCCTAAAACCTTCCCTGAGGATCCCTTGCGCCAAATGAAAATCATCTGCCAAAAGATTCCGGATAGGGCCGAAACCGCCCATTTTCAAGAGTGCCTCCCTTCGCATCAGCATTGTTGGGCCATATGCAAAATCGATGGGAGCAAGCGCTGCTGCCAAGAGCCCTTGAGGAATCGCTTCGGTGTTCAACATGATAGAAGCCATTTGACTTGTTCCAGGACCTGTGGGGTTGCCGCGCTGAAAACATGTCACCATACCAATTTTAGGATCTTCAAGAGCTTCCCTCATGATCGAACGGAGATAATCCGCTCCAACCCTGATATCACTATCGTTCAAAAGGATATAAGGCGCATCAGGAAACAAGTTCTGCTCCATGAACAAAAACACATTGCTGATTTTCCGGTTCGTGCCTCTTGGTCCATCCACAATTTTGATGGAAACACAATCCGGGAAAGCAGAACACAATTCCTCAATGAGGGGGAGAACGGGGTCATCGATAGAACCAACAACAAAAACAATGGAGAAATGAGGATAATCCTGATGGATAAGCGAGAGGAAGTTTTCTCTGGCGCCAATGTCCAGACCGGCAACCGGCTTGATCATCAAAACATAAGGCCATATTGACGGATCAGAGAGAGTCTTTTTCTTGAAATGACGATGGCCTGACCACCAGGCCAGACCATCGAAAAGAAGACCTATTCCCCCGAGAGAAAGGAGGATGAGAGAAAAATCAAAAACAAAAGGCGGCAATTTTGGCTCCGGGCTGAGCGCTGCGGGAAAGACAGCACCACAGCCCAACCGTTTCAGATACTGTTGTCAGACCACAGGTGCAAATAACTCAGGCAACCGAGGCCGGTGGAGTTTTAAGAGCTGCTTTCCTTTTAGAAAGGAAGCGAAAGTAAGCGACAGCTTCCCTAAAGATTTTCCGGGCTTCCTTGCCATCCCTCATTGCTCGCTTCAGAACTTTAAAAATATAGCTGGGACGATAATAGAAGCGCTGGTAAAACTTTGGAACGGCCATAAATATCTCTCTGGCACTGATTTCCGGGTAACTGATATTGCAATTTTGAATTCCGTCACCATTCACCATATCGATTTCGCTCATATATCCTTTTTCCCTTGCAAGCTCAAAAAAATGTGTTCCGGGATAGGGAGAAGCCAGAGAAACCTGCAGTGTCTCTATATCCATCTCACAAGCGAAATCAATGGTTTTCTCTATTGTTTCAGGAGTTTCTCCTGGGAGACCAACAATAAAGGTTCCATGAATTGTCATACCAAGTTGATGGGCATTTTTCGTAAACTCCCTGGCCTGGTCAACACGGATGCCTTTTTTGACATTATTCAGGATTTGCTGGTCACCAGACTCATACCCGACAACCATCACCCGACAACCGGAATCCTTCATGATGCTAAGGGTCTCAAAATCAACATTCGCCTTGGAGTTACATCCCCAGGACAGGTTAAATCGCTTCAGGGCATGAGAGAGTTCCCGCGTACGGTCCCGATATTCCGTAAGAGTATCATCATCAAAAAAGAGCTCCTGAATCCCCGGGAAGTTTTTCACAATGTACTCAACTTCCGAGATGACATTTTCCACAGATCGGGTCCGGTAGACATTCCCTGAAAAGGTCTGCGGCCAAAGACAGAATGTGCACTTGCTACCACAACCCCTTCCGGTATAGATGGAAACGTAAGGATGCTTCATCCAGGGTATTTCATACAGGGAAATATCCAGATCCCTCTTGTAGACTTCGGAAGCAAACGGCAAAACATCAAGGTCTTCCAAGACCGCTCGATCCGGGGTAGCGTAAAACTTTCCATCCTTTCGAAAGTTGATCCCCAGAACCTCATCCCAAGGCTTGCCAGACGCTATCTCCGGAATTGCATAATCAAATTCTTCCCGGACAACGAAATCGATCACATTATCAGCCTTTAGCGTTATCTCCGGCAACACACTCGGGTGTGGTCCGACAAAACCGACAATCATTGATGGATTGATGGCCTTGAAGCCTTTTGCCGTCGCAATGTCGTTATTCAGAGATGGGGTGCTTGTATATAAAATAACCATATCGAAGTCATTGGCCAAACGCAGAGTTTCCTTCACTCCCCACCCCATAGGAGGAGCATCCAGAACAAGGGAGTTTGGCATCATTCCTGCCGGATAGGTCAGCCAAGTCGGATACCAGAATGAGCGAACCTCTCTGGTTGCCTGATATCGTGCCCCCGCTCCCCCATCAAAATCCGAGAAGGAAGGAGGATTTAAAAATAATGTTCTAAGCATCCGAAACCTTTCTTTTTTGGGGACTCTCCGGAACGGCTCAGAAAAAAGCGCCGGGAACGGTAACAGCCCCATATCCTGTCTTTTGCATAATTTCTAAAAACACGAGGGAACAAGATCTATCCACAAAAATTTAATGTGTGGAGATGAACTCTTCTTCTGCAGACTCACTGCGATTGACCGTAACAGCATAGCCTCTCTCGCTCGAGATCTCGCCCAACCGTTCAATCACACCCTCAATCAACCAGTCCGGGGTGGATGCTCCTGCAGTCACACCGACCCGCTCGCTTCCGTTAAACCACTCCGGGTTGATATCCTTGGCACTGTCCACCAGGTAGGATTTTGGACAAAGACCGGCAGACACCTCCTGAAGACGGCGGGAATTGGCGCTTGTCGTGGAGCCGACAGTGATCATCACATCCATGTCGCCGGCAATCTCAAGAGCGGATGTCTGACGCTTTTCGGTCGCATCACAAATGGTGTTGTGGACCTCGAGCTGGGGATATTTGACGGTCAGGAGGGCAAGGATCTCGTCAAAATACTTGATACTCTGAGTCGTCTGGGAAACCAATGCCACCGGGCCGCTGACAACAGGAAGACGATCAATCTCTTCCGGTTTGTGGAAGATATGGATATGTTCCTTTGCCCAACCCTGGACACCCATCACTTCATCATGACTCTCCTCACCCAAGAGGAGGATCGTGTAATTCTTGTCGGCAAGATTGCGGACGATGCGATGGATCTTTGAAACAAGAGGACAGGTTGTATCAACCACTTCAAGATTCTTATCCCGGGCTTCCTTGATGACATCGGGAGCGACACCATGTGCGCTGATGATCAGCGTGCCACGATCCACCTCAGAGACAGCATCGACCGATTGCACTCCCCGGTTTGCCAAATCCTTTACGACATGGGTATTGTGAACAATTTCATGGAGAATGAAAACAGGGCCCACTGACTCTTCAGCAGACTTGTTCGCAAGTTTGATTGCAAGCTTCACACCAACACAAACTCCTGCATATTCCGGTAAAAATATATCCATCAATTTCTCCTGATTGTTAAAATGACCCTTGCCAAAAGCCGACTTTCGAACGGTTGTCAGACAACGGACAAGCTCTTCGACTCACTTCAGGTCAGCCCACTGAGCCCGGAAAGGTCCCGGCTCCCATATACTCTTCTTTTGAAAACCACACGACAGCATCTTCAAAAGCTTTTTCAACAGGAGTCAAGACGAGGCCCAACTCCCTAACAGCCCTATCTCCTGAAAAAAACATCATTTTATGGGCCATTCGAGCCGCATCAAAAGGAACAAGCGGTTCACGGCCTGTCAAGAGGGAGATCCCCTCAGACACCACGGAAACGGGAAAAAGAAGAGACCGGGGCATCTCTGCCTTCGGAGCCGGCACTCCCGTTATTTTTGCCAAAAGATGAAATATTTCGATCAACTGCATATTTTGATTCGCCAAAATGTATTTCTGCCCGGGAATACCCTTTTGTGCTGCCAGAAGATGGCCCCTGGCCACATCCCGAACATGGATGACATTGAGTCCTGTCCGAACATACGCCTTCATCATTTTGCGCATGTAATCC
Encoded proteins:
- the ispH gene encoding 4-hydroxy-3-methylbut-2-enyl diphosphate reductase, which gives rise to MDIFLPEYAGVCVGVKLAIKLANKSAEESVGPVFILHEIVHNTHVVKDLANRGVQSVDAVSEVDRGTLIISAHGVAPDVIKEARDKNLEVVDTTCPLVSKIHRIVRNLADKNYTILLLGEESHDEVMGVQGWAKEHIHIFHKPEEIDRLPVVSGPVALVSQTTQSIKYFDEILALLTVKYPQLEVHNTICDATEKRQTSALEIAGDMDVMITVGSTTSANSRRLQEVSAGLCPKSYLVDSAKDINPEWFNGSERVGVTAGASTPDWLIEGVIERLGEISSERGYAVTVNRSESAEEEFISTH
- the hpnJ gene encoding hopanoid biosynthesis associated radical SAM protein HpnJ; amino-acid sequence: MLRTLFLNPPSFSDFDGGAGARYQATREVRSFWYPTWLTYPAGMMPNSLVLDAPPMGWGVKETLRLANDFDMVILYTSTPSLNNDIATAKGFKAINPSMIVGFVGPHPSVLPEITLKADNVIDFVVREEFDYAIPEIASGKPWDEVLGINFRKDGKFYATPDRAVLEDLDVLPFASEVYKRDLDISLYEIPWMKHPYVSIYTGRGCGSKCTFCLWPQTFSGNVYRTRSVENVISEVEYIVKNFPGIQELFFDDDTLTEYRDRTRELSHALKRFNLSWGCNSKANVDFETLSIMKDSGCRVMVVGYESGDQQILNNVKKGIRVDQAREFTKNAHQLGMTIHGTFIVGLPGETPETIEKTIDFACEMDIETLQVSLASPYPGTHFFELAREKGYMSEIDMVNGDGIQNCNISYPEISAREIFMAVPKFYQRFYYRPSYIFKVLKRAMRDGKEARKIFREAVAYFRFLSKRKAALKTPPASVA